In Tribolium castaneum strain GA2 chromosome 8, icTriCast1.1, whole genome shotgun sequence, the genomic window TTCGGCCTCTCAACTCCCAAATCCGTCCGTTAACGGCTCGCCTCGCCTCGAAGCCCCACAATGCAGCATCGGTCGTTGAGCCCCCATCGCCACTAACCTCAAAATGTCAACGCAATTCTCGCTGTCAAACCAGCGCCAACCCAAACGCTTTTCCATCGACGACGCCTTCGAGGAGGAGACCGACGAGGCCATCAAGGTGTACGGCTCGACGCCGACGCCCACCGCCGGCTCGCCCCAAGTGGACGTCCGGGTGGACAACGGACGGTGAGTGCCCCCATTAACACCCCGAGCTCTACAACGCCACGGTTCCAGGGGCTACAAACTGGCCAATGACACGTCGCGAGACAGCGATTCGCTCATTCAAGACTGCTATGACGCCTCGAGTCAGGACTACATCGACAGGTCCTGTTTCAGGCACCCCAAGGTTAGGGAGAACT contains:
- the LOC661104 gene encoding transmembrane protein 134, with amino-acid sequence MSTQFSLSNQRQPKRFSIDDAFEEETDEAIKVYGSTPTPTAGSPQVDVRVDNGRGYKLANDTSRDSDSLIQDCYDASSQDYIDRSCFRHPKVRENWRMVLAAVTLLIIGVGLLTTGTISLAEPNSGLQGSVFLLAGFICFVPGAYHVVYIYLAAKGKRGYHFHNLPLFT